From the genome of Toxoplasma gondii ME49 chromosome XII, whole genome shotgun sequence:
GGCAACAGCCTCTGTGTGCTGTCGGGTTACCGCTTACCAAGCGTGGCACGCCTGAGCAATGACTGCTCCTGTCGGCCATCCCAGCGCTGTCTGGAGATCTTTCCGAAGCAAGACATACTGAACAATGGGGTCGGGGCGGCCagcctgtctcttttcctttgttcCCACGACTTTTCCATTTTCTGTTTTTACGCCGATGGTGTCCTCTGCTTGCGCGTTGTTGTCCGCCTGTTGGTGCTGAGTGGAGGTCTGCATCCCAGCTGCACTAGAGGGTGCATCACTCGAAAGTGAAAAAATGCCCCCGCTCGAAATGTTCATAGTGGAGTGAGGTTTGAGGAATACACTGAACTGCTGTACTTTTGTGATTGTTTCCACCCGCCTGCCTACTGAACAGGCTTGCCGTGTGATGGTAGGTGGGCGCTTCGGGTGACCTAAGGAGAGTGACGAAGGAAACAAGGAACAGCGAGAGGGGAATAACGGTGCGCGAGGAAGGCCCGGAAGCCTTTTCCACGCTACCCTGTTCGGCGACAACCCGCAACTACCCGAGAGCTGAAACGGTGAGGAGTTTCCCCTCCACATTCGAAACTCACAGAACAACAACGAACACGAGCATTCCTTTCGCTGCTTCAAACGTGAGAGGCgtcctttgtctccgtctggCACATACTCACACAAACCATATCCACTCCCATGCCGAAGACATTACAAAAATACAGTAAAGTAGTTTGCATCTATAAACAGATATTCGCACACTTCCGCATAGGTAGACAGGTGGGACATCGCGGCGTACGCACTGAGACGCGCAGCAAGTTGCCACGAGCACGAAGAGCGGGGAAGAGTACCACCCTGGGACAATCGGATGTCTGTTCTGAGAGGTACGATGGTCAACCCGTGGAGGGCCGGGACCGAATGCAGACACGAGAGCTAGCCGGCATAAATGTGATTTCTAGGTAGCTCCCCGTAGAAGGTGTGGCGGCATGTGAACGCGAACCGAGCCAGAAGGATGTTTGGCATTTCGCGTAAACACCCGTTTAACAGAGAACAGACACATGGACAGACGCCCAGGAAAACGCTCGGGTTTCCATGAGAAATCGCCGCACGCTTCCAGGTTTGAGGGAACCCCAAAACGTTGCTTTAAAACCACAGAATCTACAGCTTTAGCAAGACAGGATATTTTTCACAACGAAGAGATTGTAGGGCACCAGTATATcaa
Proteins encoded in this window:
- a CDS encoding Peptidyl-tRNA hydrolase PTH2 domain-containing protein (encoded by transcript TGME49_219240) codes for the protein MWRGNSSPFQLSGSCGLSPNRVAWKRLPGLPRAPLFPSRCSLFPSSLSLGHPKRPPTITRQACSVGRRVETITKVQQFSVFLKPHSTMNISSGGIFSLSSDAPSSAAGMQTSTQHQQADNNAQAEDTIGVKTENGKVVGTKEKRQAGRPDPIVQYVLLRKDLQTALGWPTGAVIAQACHACISVVASAYSEPDVQAYLAEGDNMRKVVLEVHSEEDLRKISETLDTKDICHKLWIEQPEGIPTCVAIQPMRRSKVNSLLKSFKLYS